A single genomic interval of Spinacia oleracea cultivar Varoflay chromosome 6, BTI_SOV_V1, whole genome shotgun sequence harbors:
- the LOC110785347 gene encoding pentatricopeptide repeat-containing protein At2g27610 — protein MLLFRTPYNRLAEVKFKQASIFLRHPQILFETQNTYHLHGIAYDPQIPIGDHQSQLGHNAHQLFDEMSESNVVTYNHLLFEYSRSNKNVEALNLFFEMHRLGLVNNGSSLSCALKVSGVSNNRIVGKQLHCHCIKSGLGVDVSVGTSLVDMHMKFDNVKDGKRVFDEMEVKNVVTWTSLLSGYVQHGSVEQALEVFTRMGKEGIRPNPFTYAAVFGALSDYDMIVKGSQVHAEVIKSGFEYFNPVANSLINMYAKSGMVREARDIFAIMESKDVVSWNGMIAGLVTNGLDKEALELFQQMRCEGIQLTRLIFATVIKACASIKESSFTRQLQCRVIKSGYDFDLNIRTALMVAYSKCGDMDGSFKMFKTMQQSQNVISWTAMISGYLQNGGKEKAAHIFLDMNRMGIRPNDFTYSAILTAHSCVSPYQIHALVVKTRYMSSPNVGTSLLDAYIKTGNVVEAAKVFENISQKDIVAWSAMLAGYAQVGDTEGAINVFRQLSEEGNYPNEYTFSSVINSCAAPEAAVEQGKQLHAFSIKYAYNNYLCVSSALVTMYSKKGNIDSASKLFKRQGKRDLVSWNSMISGYAQHGYAHKALEVFDEMQRENIGMDGITFVGVISACTHAGLSEEGQKYFDEMVKEHHVYPSMEHYACMVDLYSRAGMLEKAMNFITQMPFPAGATVWRSLLGACHVRRNAEVGKVAAENLISIEPKDSSAYVLLSNIYAATGDWKERAKVRKLMDHRKVKKEAGYSWIEVKNRTYSFLAGDRSHSLSDSIYSKLEELSTRLKDAGYCPDTTYVLHDVEDEHKEAILSQHSERLAIAFGLIATPPGTPIQIVKNLRVCGDCHAVIKIISKIEDRDITVRDSNRFHHFRGGLCSCGDFW, from the coding sequence ATGCTTCTCTTCAGAACTCCTTACAACAGACTTGCAGAAGTCAAATTTAAGCAAGCTTCAATTTTTTTGAGACACCCACAAATTTTGTTTGAAACCCAGAATACATACCACTTACATGGCATTGCTTATGATCCCCAAATTCCAATTGGTGACCATCAATCTCAATTGGGACATAATGCACACCAACTGTTCGATGAAATGTCCGAGTCGAATGTTGTTACTTACAATCACTTGCTCTTTGAATATTCTCGCAGTAATAAGAATGTGGAAGCTTTGAATTTATTCTTTGAAATGCATAGGTTAGGTTTGGTGAATAATGGGTCGAGCCTATCTTGCGCACTGAAGGTGTCTGGTGTTTCGAATAATCGGATTGTTGGAAAACAATTACATTGCCATTGCATTAAATCGGGTTTGGGGGTGGATGTTAGTGTGGGTACTTCTTTAGTTGATATGCATATGAAGTTTGATAATGTGAAAGATGGAAAGCGTGTGTTTGATGAAATGGAGGTGAAAAATGTGGTTACTTGGACTTCTTTGCTTTCCGGATATGTGCAACATGGATCGGTAGAACAAGCATTAGAGGTATTCACTCGGATGGGAAAGGAAGGGATCAGGCCTAATCCATTTACTTATGCAGCTGTATTTGGGGCTTTATCGGATTATGATATGATTGTTAAAGGAAGTCAAGTTCATGCAGAAGTGATAAAGAGTGGTTTTGAGTATTTTAATCCAGTGGCGAATTCCTTAATTAACATGTATGCAAAGTCTGGAATGGTGAGAGAGGCTAGAGATATTTTTGCTATCATGGAAAGCAAGGATGTTGTTTCTTGGAATGGTATGATTGCAGGCCTTGTGACAAATGGGCTTGATAAGGAAGCTCTTGAGCTGTTTCAGCAGATGAGATGTGAAGGCATACAGCTGACACGGCTGATCTTTGCTACCGTTATTAAAGCTTGTGCTAGTATAAAGGAATCCTCTTTCACGAGACAGCTTCAGTGTCGAGTGATTAAGAGTGGATATGACTTTGATCTTAATATAAGGACTGCTCTAATGGTAGCTTACAGTAAGTGTGGTGACATGGATGGTTCTTTCAAGATGTTTAAGACAATGCAACAAAGTCAAAATGTCATCTCCTGGACAGCCATGATTAGTGGGTACTTGCAGAATGGGGGTAAGGAAAAGGCAGCTCATATCTTTCTTGATATGAACAGGATGGGAATTAGACCAAACGATTTCACTTATTCCGCTATCCTTACTGCTCATTCTTGTGTATCTCCATATCAGATACATGCACTTGTAGTTAAAACACGTTATATGAGCTCCCCAAATGTTGGGACTTCTCTTCTGGATGCTTATATCAAGACTGGAAATGTAGTTGAAGCTGCCAAAGTGTTTGAAAATATTAGCCAGAAGGATATTGTGGCATGGTCTGCGATGTTGGCTGGATATGCTCAAGTAGGAGACACGGAAGGAGCTATTAATGTATTCCGTCAGTTGTCAGAGGAAGGCAATTATCCAAATGAGTATACTTTCAGTAGTGTCATCAATTCATGTGCTGCCCCTGAAGCAGCAGTAGAACAGGGAAAACAGCTTCATGCTTTCTCAATAAAATATGCATACAACAATTATTTGTGTGTTAGTAGTGCTCTTGTTACAATGTACTCAAAGAAGGGTAACATTGATAGTGCAAGTAAGTTATTTAAAAGGCAAGGGAAAAGAGATTTAGTTTCATGGAACTCGATGATTTCTGGATATGCACAACATGGTTATGCACACAAGGCGCTTGAGGTATTTGATGAAATGCAAAGGGAAAACATAGGAATGGATGGGATTACATTTGTCGGTGTGATTTCTGCCTGTACTCATGCTGGACTATCGGAAGAAGGTCAAAAGTACTTTGACGAAATGGTAAAGGAGCATCATGTTTATCCAAGTATGGAACACTATGCTTGTATGGTGGACCTTTATAGTCGAGCTGGAATGCTTGAAAAAGCCATGAATTTCATTACTCAGATGCCATTTCCTGCTGGGGCAACAGTGTGGCGAAGTCTTTTGGGTGCCTGCCATGTTCGCAGAAATGCAGAGGTGGGAAAAGTTGCTGCAGAAAACCTGATATCCATTGAACCAAAAGATTCATCAGCCTATGTTCTACTATCAAACATATATGCAGCTACTGGAGACTGGAAAGAGAGAGCTAAAGTAAGAAAGTTGATGGATCACAGAAAAGTGAAAAAGGAAGCTGGTTACAGCTGGATTGAAGTTAAGAACAGGACTTACTCGTTCTTAGCTGGTGATCGTTCTCATTCATTGTCGGACAGTATATATTCAAAGCTTGAAGAGTTGTCTACTCGATTGAAGGATGCAGGGTATTgtccagataccacatatgtgCTTCATGATGTGGAAGATGAGCATAAGGAAGCTATCTTATCTCAACACAGTGAAAGACTAGCTATAGCTTTTGGGCTAATTGCGACCCCTCCTGGCACTCCTATACAAATTGTGAAGAATCTGCGAGTCTGTGGGGATTGTCATGCtgttattaaaataatatccaAGATTGAGGATCGAGATATAACTGTTAGGGATTCAAACCGTTTTCATCACTTCAGAGGAGGATTGTGTTCATGTGGTGACTTTTGGTGA
- the LOC110785346 gene encoding protein SUPPRESSOR OF K(+) TRANSPORT GROWTH DEFECT 1, with the protein MYSNFKEQAIEYVKQAVQEDNAGNYAKAFPLYMNALEYFKTHLKYEKNPKIREAITQKFTEYLRRAEEIRTVLDEGGGSGPAPNGGDAAVAARPKAKTKDGDNKDGEDAEQAKLRSGLNSAIIREKPNVKWNDVAGLESAKQALQEAVILPVKFPQFFTGKRRPWRAFLLYGPPGTGKSYLAKAVATEADSTFYSVSSSDLVSKWMGESEKLVSNLFQMARESAPSIIFVDEIDSLCGQRGEGNESEASRRIKTELLVQMQGVGHNDEKVLVLAATNTPYALDQAIRRRFDKRIYIPLPDQKARQHMFKVHLGDTPHDLKESDLEFLGRKTEGFSGSDIAVCVKDVLFEPVRKTQDAMFFYKTKDDVWIPCGPRHPGAIQTTMQDLAAEGLAAKIVPPPITRTDFEKVLARQRPTVSKKDLEVHERFTQEFGEEG; encoded by the exons ATGTACAGCAATTTCAAAGAACAAGCGATCGAGTACGTAAAACAAGCAGTACAAGAAGACAATGCTGGAAACTACGCGAAAGCTTTCCCTCTTTACATGAATGCGTTGGAGTATTTTAAGACTCACTTGAAGTACGAGAAAAACCCTAAAATTCGCGAAGCAATTACTCAGAAATTTACCGAGTATCTCCGTCGAGCTGAGGAGATTCGAACCGTGCTCGACGAAGGAGGAGGTTCTGGGCCCGCTCCTAATGGCGGTGATGCGGCTGTTGCGGCTCGGCCGAAGGCAAAGACGAAGGATGGGGATAATAAGGACGGGGAGGATGCTGAACAGGCTAAGTTGCGGTCTGGGCTTAACTCGGCGATCATCAGAGAAAAGCCTAATGTAAAGTGGAATGATGTTGCTGGGTTGGAAAGTGCTAAGCAGGCTTTGCAAGAAGCTGTTATTTTGCCTGTTAAATTCCCTCAGTTTTTCACTG GTAAGAGGCGGCCATGGAGAGCTTTTCTTCTGTATGGGCCACCTGGAACAGGAAAATCATACTTAGCCAAGGCTGTTGCAACGGAAGCAGACTCAACATTCTACAG TGTATCATCTTCAGATCTTGTATCTAAGTGGATGGGGGAAAGTGAAAAGTTAGTTTCTAACCTTTTCCAAATGGCCCGTGAAAGCGCTCCTTCGATTATCTTTGTTGATGAAATAGACTCGTTATGTGGTCAACGAGGAGAAGGAAATGAAAGCGAAGCTTCTAGACGTATCAAGACAGAACTACTAGTGCAAATGCAG GGCGTTGGACACAACGATGAAAAAGTTCTTGTTCTTGCTGCAACAAACACACCATATGCTCTAGATCAG GCTATCCGGCGACGTTTTGACAAGCGTATTTATATTCCTCTACCAGATCAAAAGGCTCGGCAGCATATGTTTAAG GTTCATCTTGGGGATACCCCACACGACTTGAAGGAGAGTGATCTTGAATTTTTAGGTCGTAAAACAGAGGGCTTCTCTGGTTCAGATATAGCCGTCTGT GTCAAGGATGTACTTTTTGAACCTGTTCGTAAAACTCAAGATGCTATGTTCTTCTATAAGACAAAAGATGATGTTTGGATTCCCTGTGGACCAAGGCATCCAGGTGCTATCCAAACTACCATGCAGGATCTTGCAGCAGAAGGACTTGCTGCTAAG ATAGTTCCGCCCCCGATTACAAGAACAGATTTTGAAAAAGTACTCGCCCGACAGAGGCCAACTGTGAGCAAAAAAGACCTTGAAGTTCACGAGAGATTCACACAGGAGTTTGGAGAGGAAGGTTAA